A window of the Pseudomonas gozinkensis genome harbors these coding sequences:
- a CDS encoding LysR family transcriptional regulator gives MFDWNDLRFFLELQRSGRLLTAARRLNTTHATVARHIEAIEKSLGTALFVQHAQGYEMTPAGEALLKHAEAMENVALLAQEEITQSTAPLGKIRVGVTEGLGIMFLASRMIGLFERYPGLEVELVAVPRFVSILNREAEISIHLERPAADMLVTRKLTDYRLALYASQSYLDSAPPLRSREDLGRHAWIGYVDDLLFSQELMFLNSFCRNPRVVFHSTSVIAQQQAARSGLGIAVLPCYMAASDPDLVALLPDESIARSYWISTRRELHKSVRLRVVWDYVVGLCEAEQGLLLNL, from the coding sequence ATGTTCGACTGGAACGACCTGCGGTTCTTTCTCGAGTTGCAGCGCAGTGGCCGCTTGCTCACTGCCGCCCGCCGCTTGAACACCACTCACGCCACCGTCGCCCGGCATATCGAGGCCATTGAAAAAAGCCTCGGCACCGCGCTGTTCGTCCAGCACGCTCAAGGCTACGAAATGACCCCGGCGGGAGAGGCGCTGCTCAAACATGCCGAAGCCATGGAAAACGTCGCGCTGCTGGCTCAGGAAGAAATCACCCAGTCCACGGCACCGCTGGGCAAGATCCGCGTCGGGGTCACCGAAGGCTTGGGCATCATGTTTCTGGCCAGCCGCATGATCGGACTGTTCGAGCGCTATCCGGGACTGGAAGTGGAATTGGTTGCCGTGCCGCGCTTCGTCAGCATTCTCAACCGCGAGGCGGAAATCAGCATTCACCTGGAACGGCCGGCGGCGGACATGCTGGTCACCCGCAAACTCACCGATTACCGGCTGGCGCTTTATGCCAGCCAAAGCTATCTGGACAGCGCACCGCCTCTGCGCAGCCGCGAAGATCTTGGCCGGCACGCGTGGATCGGCTATGTCGACGATCTGCTGTTCAGTCAGGAGCTGATGTTCCTCAACAGCTTCTGCCGCAATCCGCGGGTGGTGTTTCACAGCACCAGCGTGATTGCCCAGCAGCAGGCGGCGCGCTCAGGTCTCGGCATTGCAGTTCTTCCTTGTTACATGGCCGCGTCGGATCCGGATCTGGTGGCGCTGCTTCCGGATGAGAGCATCGCGCGCAGTTACTGGATCAGTACGCGGCGCGAGTTGCACAAGTCGGTGCGGTTGCGGGTGGTCTGGGATTACGTGGTGGGGCTTTGCGAGGCAGAGCAGGGGTTGTTGCTCAATCTCTGA
- a CDS encoding DUF4287 domain-containing protein, with amino-acid sequence MSEDAKVKGPASYFPSIEKKYGQPIDHWLNLLASITDKKHMELVAWLKSEHGMGHGHANALVAHHLASGRK; translated from the coding sequence ATGAGCGAAGACGCAAAAGTAAAAGGTCCGGCATCCTACTTCCCTTCAATCGAAAAGAAGTACGGCCAGCCCATCGACCACTGGCTGAACCTGCTCGCCAGCATCACCGACAAAAAGCACATGGAACTGGTCGCCTGGCTCAAGTCCGAACACGGCATGGGCCACGGACATGCGAACGCGTTGGTTGCTCATCATCTGGCAAGTGGCAGGAAGTGA
- a CDS encoding GMC family oxidoreductase, whose protein sequence is MQTSLDEFDYIVVGAGPAGCLLANRLSADPQQRVLLLEAGGRDNYPWIHIPVGYLFCIGNPRTDWCFKTEEQPGLNGRALSYPRGKVLGGCSSINGMIYMRGQANDYDGWAAEGNPGWAWNDVLPLFKQSENHFAGAADFHGDKGEWRVERQRLSWPILDAFRSAAEQSGIASIDDFNQGDNEGCGYFQVNQKAGVRWNAAKAFLKPIRDRANLTVLTEVEVDRVLFEDGRASKVSARWQGQQKSFKARKEIVLCAGSVGSPSILQRSGIGPRPLLEKLGIGVVHELPGVGGNLQDHLQLRLIYKLENARTLNQIAGSVWGKMGMGLRYLYDRSGPLSMAPSQLGAFARSGPEQTSANLEYHVQPLSLERFGEPLHSFPAFTASVCDLRPQSRGRVEIRSADPQAAPLIQPNYLSHPEDLRVAADAIRLTRRIVAAPALQAFNPVEYLPGASLQTEEQLHEAAAKIGTTIFHPVGTCRMGNDADAVVDAQLRVHGVPGLRIADASIMPRITSGNTCSPTLMIAEKAAQLILNPATVNTTPVGAGLPAMTE, encoded by the coding sequence ATGCAGACTTCCCTCGATGAATTCGATTACATCGTGGTCGGCGCCGGGCCGGCCGGGTGTTTGCTGGCCAATCGGCTGTCGGCCGATCCGCAGCAGCGCGTTCTGTTGCTGGAAGCCGGCGGGCGCGACAACTATCCGTGGATTCACATCCCCGTGGGTTACCTGTTCTGCATCGGCAACCCGCGCACCGACTGGTGCTTCAAGACCGAAGAACAACCGGGCCTCAATGGCCGCGCGCTGAGTTATCCGCGGGGCAAGGTGCTGGGCGGCTGTTCGTCGATCAACGGCATGATCTACATGCGCGGCCAGGCCAACGACTACGACGGCTGGGCTGCCGAGGGCAATCCGGGCTGGGCCTGGAATGACGTGCTGCCTCTGTTCAAACAGAGCGAAAACCACTTTGCCGGCGCGGCGGACTTTCATGGCGACAAGGGTGAATGGCGAGTCGAACGCCAGCGTCTGTCGTGGCCGATTCTCGACGCCTTTCGCAGCGCTGCCGAACAGAGCGGAATCGCCAGCATTGATGACTTCAACCAGGGCGACAACGAGGGTTGCGGCTACTTCCAGGTCAATCAGAAGGCCGGGGTGCGCTGGAATGCGGCGAAGGCGTTTCTTAAGCCGATTCGCGATCGGGCCAATCTCACGGTATTGACCGAAGTCGAAGTGGATCGCGTGTTGTTCGAAGACGGTCGCGCCTCGAAGGTCAGCGCCCGTTGGCAAGGCCAACAAAAGAGTTTCAAGGCGCGTAAGGAAATCGTGTTGTGCGCAGGCTCCGTGGGCTCGCCGAGCATTCTGCAACGCTCCGGAATCGGCCCGCGCCCGCTGCTGGAAAAGCTCGGGATCGGCGTGGTGCATGAGCTGCCGGGCGTCGGCGGCAACCTGCAGGATCACCTGCAACTGCGGCTGATCTACAAGCTGGAAAACGCCCGCACCCTCAACCAGATCGCCGGCAGTGTGTGGGGCAAGATGGGCATGGGCCTGCGCTATCTGTATGACCGCAGCGGGCCGTTGTCGATGGCGCCGAGTCAGCTGGGCGCGTTTGCCCGCTCCGGGCCGGAACAGACCTCGGCCAATCTTGAATATCACGTGCAGCCGCTGTCGCTGGAGCGCTTTGGCGAACCGTTGCACAGTTTCCCCGCGTTCACCGCGTCGGTGTGTGATTTACGGCCGCAGAGCCGTGGCCGGGTCGAGATCCGCTCAGCCGATCCTCAAGCAGCGCCGCTGATTCAACCCAATTACCTCAGCCATCCCGAAGACCTGCGCGTGGCCGCCGACGCGATTCGCCTGACACGACGCATCGTCGCCGCCCCGGCCCTGCAAGCCTTCAACCCGGTGGAATACCTGCCCGGTGCCAGCCTGCAAACCGAAGAACAACTGCACGAAGCGGCGGCGAAGATCGGCACGACGATTTTCCACCCGGTCGGCACCTGTCGCATGGGCAACGACGCGGACGCCGTGGTCGATGCGCAGTTGCGCGTACACGGCGTGCCCGGTCTGCGAATTGCCGATGCGTCGATCATGCCGCGCATTACCTCGGGCAACACTTGTTCACCTACGCTGATGATTGCCGAGAAGGCAGCACAGCTGATTCTCAACCCCGCAACTGTAAACACAACCCCTGTGGGAGCTGGCTTGCCAGCGATGACGGAGTGA
- a CDS encoding carbohydrate-binding module family 20 domain-containing protein — MFRIRHLLPKVVLLLAMLSLISHAQSTVTFTYFLPVDFQCNNGVTTRGYSVYASGARSELGNWDVTKAVKLTPSAYPTWTGSIQFNGANPGDVVEWKCIIRNETNPSDVQKWQAGANNQVTLAFKPTPTTVGTF; from the coding sequence ATGTTTCGGATTCGTCATCTTTTGCCAAAGGTTGTTCTCTTGTTGGCGATGCTGAGTTTGATCAGCCATGCACAGAGCACCGTCACGTTTACCTATTTTCTTCCCGTGGACTTTCAGTGCAATAACGGTGTAACAACGCGGGGCTACAGCGTTTATGCGTCGGGGGCCCGTTCCGAGTTGGGGAACTGGGATGTAACCAAGGCGGTGAAACTGACACCTTCTGCTTATCCGACCTGGACCGGCTCAATACAATTCAACGGAGCCAATCCCGGTGATGTCGTGGAATGGAAATGCATCATCCGCAATGAGACCAACCCCAGCGACGTACAGAAGTGGCAGGCAGGGGCCAATAATCAGGTGACATTGGCGTTCAAACCTACGCCCACCACCGTAGGAACATTTTGA
- a CDS encoding MFS transporter, which yields MATHLDRRNTLSLDGLNFFLADVRDGLGPYLAIYLLAVHHWEPASIGLVMTIAGIAALITQTPAGALVDSTRFKRSLIAIAALVVTGSCLLLPFVTSFTLVALTQAISAVAASIFAPAICAITLGITGPRAFTRRTGRNETFNHAGNACAALLAGLSAYLFGPVAVFYLMAVMALASVIAVSFVSADAIDHDLARGLEPSEAGQGKQPSGLSVLLTNRPLLMFAICCALFHLANAAMLPLVSQKLAQANLQMATPLTSACIVAAQLVMVPVALLVGAKADLWGRKPLLLAGFLILPLRGVLYVLSNDPWWLVSVQLLDGIGAGIFGALFPVVVKDLTLGTGHFNVSLGAISTVFGLGAALSNSLAGIVVQEAGYSAAFLTLAAVAMVALVLLWVAVPETVSRTDAESTGLQKRVRPMVAP from the coding sequence GTGGCTACTCACCTCGATCGCCGTAATACCCTGTCCCTCGACGGCCTGAATTTCTTCCTCGCCGACGTGCGTGACGGGCTCGGCCCTTATCTGGCGATCTACCTGCTGGCGGTTCACCACTGGGAGCCGGCGAGTATCGGTCTGGTCATGACCATCGCCGGGATCGCCGCACTCATCACGCAGACCCCGGCAGGCGCGCTGGTCGACAGCACACGCTTCAAACGGTCGCTGATTGCGATTGCCGCGCTGGTGGTCACCGGAAGCTGTCTGCTGTTGCCGTTCGTGACGTCGTTTACGCTGGTGGCCTTGACGCAAGCCATCAGCGCCGTTGCTGCCTCGATATTCGCGCCGGCCATTTGCGCAATCACTCTGGGAATCACCGGGCCTCGCGCCTTTACGCGAAGAACCGGGCGCAACGAAACCTTCAACCATGCCGGCAACGCCTGCGCGGCGTTGTTGGCCGGTTTGTCTGCGTACCTGTTCGGCCCGGTCGCCGTGTTCTATTTGATGGCAGTCATGGCGCTGGCCAGTGTGATTGCCGTCTCGTTCGTTTCGGCCGACGCGATTGACCACGATCTCGCCCGAGGTCTGGAACCCAGCGAAGCGGGGCAGGGCAAGCAACCTTCAGGCTTGTCGGTGTTGCTCACCAACAGACCGCTGCTGATGTTCGCGATTTGCTGCGCACTGTTTCATCTGGCAAACGCGGCGATGCTGCCGCTGGTGAGTCAGAAACTGGCGCAGGCCAATCTGCAGATGGCCACGCCGCTCACGTCCGCCTGCATCGTCGCGGCGCAACTGGTGATGGTGCCGGTCGCGCTGCTGGTGGGGGCGAAGGCCGATCTGTGGGGGCGCAAGCCATTGCTGCTGGCGGGGTTCCTGATCCTGCCGTTGCGCGGCGTGTTGTATGTGCTGTCGAACGATCCGTGGTGGCTGGTTTCGGTGCAGTTGCTCGATGGCATCGGCGCGGGGATTTTCGGCGCACTGTTTCCGGTGGTGGTGAAAGACCTGACGCTGGGGACCGGGCATTTCAACGTCAGCCTTGGAGCGATTTCGACGGTGTTTGGTCTGGGCGCGGCATTGAGCAACAGCCTGGCGGGGATTGTGGTTCAGGAGGCGGGGTACAGTGCTGCGTTCCTGACCTTGGCAGCGGTGGCAATGGTGGCGCTGGTGCTGCTCTGGGTGGCGGTGCCGGAGACGGTATCGCGGACTGATGCTGAATCAACGGGGTTGCAAAAACGTGTGCGGCCAATGGTTGCTCCCTGA